A window from Ramlibacter pinisoli encodes these proteins:
- a CDS encoding GGDEF domain-containing protein — translation MSLALAAALLAFTRSARRVALTGSLAAALSAAYVLLYLGWVPVDDPATLMRLQAHAAAVCAGILGLLLFRLLGLLRPAGRARRTVSTIVALMLVAVGAGWLLSPEGALALGTLAEVLMITPAFTGAVRTALRGGRPGWLAVAGVGCMSIAVAGLTWFAFRPEAMPWPLHAATAAAAMGYLSCMTAAMWVRYAYLIDVREVMVHGPSFDPVTRMRSHVETDAMVTEAFARSAREGLPVGVLVVSIGNLQALEQLHGRAAYNHGLFICASRLRRVAPPGVELGRLREDAFLLVMRRPPGPDPLVDLGHQIVRRLMRGVALGTSQDIAALETSRTEWVADVGVGVLIAKPSMKPGTAVAGARAMSRTAWSYATRVAWYDEQARQIAELPLPEPAVR, via the coding sequence GTGAGCCTGGCACTGGCCGCCGCATTGCTGGCCTTCACCCGCTCCGCCCGCCGGGTGGCGCTCACCGGGTCCCTGGCCGCGGCGCTCTCGGCCGCCTACGTGCTGCTCTACCTGGGGTGGGTGCCCGTCGACGACCCCGCCACGCTGATGCGGCTGCAGGCCCACGCGGCCGCGGTCTGCGCCGGCATCCTGGGCCTGCTGCTGTTCCGGTTGCTGGGCCTGCTGCGACCGGCCGGGCGGGCCCGGCGGACCGTGTCCACCATCGTCGCCCTGATGCTGGTGGCCGTCGGCGCCGGCTGGCTGCTGTCGCCCGAAGGCGCGCTCGCGCTGGGCACCCTCGCCGAAGTCCTGATGATCACGCCCGCCTTCACCGGCGCGGTGCGCACGGCCCTGCGCGGCGGGCGGCCCGGCTGGCTGGCGGTGGCGGGCGTCGGCTGCATGTCGATCGCGGTCGCCGGCCTGACCTGGTTCGCCTTCCGGCCCGAGGCCATGCCCTGGCCTCTCCATGCCGCAACGGCGGCGGCGGCCATGGGCTACCTCAGCTGCATGACGGCCGCCATGTGGGTGCGCTACGCCTACCTCATCGACGTGCGCGAGGTCATGGTCCACGGCCCCAGCTTCGATCCGGTCACCCGCATGCGCTCCCACGTCGAGACCGACGCCATGGTCACCGAGGCGTTCGCGCGCAGCGCCAGGGAGGGCCTGCCGGTGGGCGTGCTGGTGGTCTCCATCGGCAACCTGCAGGCGCTGGAGCAACTGCATGGGCGCGCGGCCTACAACCACGGCCTGTTCATCTGCGCCAGCCGGCTGCGCCGCGTGGCGCCACCGGGCGTCGAGCTCGGGCGCCTGCGGGAAGACGCCTTCCTGCTCGTCATGCGGCGACCGCCCGGCCCCGATCCGCTGGTCGACCTGGGCCACCAGATCGTCCGGCGCCTGATGCGCGGCGTGGCACTGGGCACCAGCCAGGACATCGCCGCCCTGGAGACCAGCCGCACCGAGTGGGTGGCCGACGTGGGCGTGGGCGTGCTCATCGCCAAGCCCAGCATGAAGCCCGGCACGGCCGTGGCCGGCGCACGGGCCATGTCGCGCACCGCGTGGTCCTACGCCACGCGGGTGGCCTGGTACGACGAGCAGGCGCGGCAGATCGCCGAGCTGCCGCTGCCCGAGCCCGCCGTGCGCTAG
- the argA gene encoding amino-acid N-acetyltransferase — MSTVFNFTFVPWFRSVAPYIHMHRGKTFVVGVAGEAIAAGKLQAIAQDLALIQSMGVKVVLVHGFRPQVNEQLKAKGHAARYSHGMRITDEVALDCAQEAAGQLRYEIEAAFSMGLPNTPMAGATVRVISGNFITARPVGIVDGVDFQHSGLVRKVDVGGIRRTLDHGAMVLLSPFGFSPTGEAFNLTMEEVATSVAIALQADKLVFLTEIPGVRVHPGEPESDDNPIDTELPLATAERLLAQLPNPQQPTDTAFYLQHCAKACKAGVERSHILPFAVDGSLLLEIYVHDGIGTMVIDEKLENLREATAEDIGGILQLIEPFERDGTLVRRERTEIERDIANYSIIEHDGVIFACAALYPYPEARTGEMAALTVSPQSQGQGDGEKILKRVEQRAKAMGLESIFVLTTRTMHWFLKRGFVQVEPDWLPEARKRKYNWDRRSMVFVKKLV; from the coding sequence ATGTCCACCGTCTTCAATTTCACGTTCGTGCCCTGGTTCCGGTCGGTGGCGCCGTACATCCACATGCACCGCGGCAAGACGTTCGTGGTGGGCGTCGCCGGCGAGGCCATCGCGGCCGGCAAGCTGCAGGCCATCGCGCAGGACCTGGCCCTGATCCAGAGCATGGGCGTGAAGGTGGTGCTGGTGCACGGCTTCCGCCCGCAGGTGAACGAGCAGCTCAAGGCCAAGGGCCATGCCGCCCGCTATTCGCATGGCATGCGCATCACCGACGAGGTGGCGCTCGACTGCGCCCAGGAGGCCGCCGGCCAGCTGCGCTACGAGATCGAGGCCGCCTTCAGCATGGGCCTGCCCAACACGCCGATGGCGGGCGCCACCGTGCGCGTGATCTCGGGCAACTTCATCACGGCGCGCCCGGTGGGCATCGTCGATGGAGTGGACTTCCAGCATTCGGGGCTGGTGCGCAAGGTCGACGTGGGCGGCATCCGCCGCACCCTGGACCACGGCGCCATGGTGCTGCTGTCGCCGTTCGGGTTCTCGCCGACCGGCGAAGCCTTCAACCTGACGATGGAAGAAGTGGCGACCAGCGTGGCCATCGCGCTACAGGCCGACAAGCTGGTGTTCCTGACCGAGATCCCGGGCGTGCGGGTGCACCCCGGCGAGCCCGAGTCGGACGACAACCCGATCGACACCGAGCTGCCGCTGGCCACCGCCGAGCGACTCCTTGCCCAGCTGCCCAACCCGCAGCAGCCGACCGACACCGCCTTCTACCTGCAGCACTGCGCCAAGGCCTGCAAGGCCGGCGTGGAGCGCAGCCACATCCTGCCGTTCGCGGTCGACGGCTCGCTGCTGCTGGAGATCTATGTGCACGACGGCATCGGCACCATGGTCATCGACGAGAAGCTGGAGAACCTGCGCGAGGCCACGGCCGAGGACATCGGCGGCATCCTGCAGCTGATCGAGCCGTTCGAGCGCGATGGCACCCTGGTGCGGCGCGAGCGCACCGAGATCGAACGCGACATCGCCAACTACAGCATCATCGAACACGACGGCGTGATCTTCGCGTGCGCCGCCCTCTACCCCTATCCCGAGGCCCGCACCGGCGAAATGGCGGCGCTCACGGTGTCGCCGCAAAGCCAGGGCCAGGGCGACGGCGAGAAGATCCTCAAGCGGGTGGAGCAGCGCGCCAAGGCCATGGGCCTGGAGAGCATCTTCGTGCTCACCACGCGCACCATGCACTGGTTCCTGAAGCGCGGGTTCGTCCAGGTCGAACCGGACTGGCTGCCGGAAGCGCGCAAGCGCAAGTACAACTGGGACCGGCGGTCGATGGTGTTCGTGAAGAAGCTGGTCTAG
- a CDS encoding disulfide bond formation protein B, translating into MVDWLFAAPRRTLALVCAACVGMLAFALYLQHVVGLEPCPMCIVQRYALILVALAAGLTAIFRSRGAWLTGSVLGLLFSGFGAFVAARQSFLQWYPPEIMSCGRDFYGMIETFPLKRAVPMIFKGSGDCTKIDWTFLGGSIANWSFVAFLAFALVFLGVVVTTLGKRHAAYART; encoded by the coding sequence TTGGTCGATTGGTTGTTCGCGGCACCGCGCCGTACGCTGGCGCTGGTGTGCGCCGCCTGCGTGGGCATGCTCGCCTTCGCGCTCTACCTGCAGCACGTGGTCGGCCTCGAGCCTTGTCCCATGTGCATCGTGCAGCGCTACGCCCTCATCCTGGTGGCCCTGGCGGCCGGCCTCACGGCCATCTTCCGCTCCCGCGGCGCATGGCTGACGGGCAGCGTGCTGGGCCTGCTGTTCTCCGGCTTCGGCGCCTTCGTCGCCGCCCGCCAGAGCTTCCTGCAGTGGTACCCGCCCGAGATCATGTCCTGCGGCCGCGACTTCTACGGAATGATCGAGACCTTCCCGCTCAAGCGCGCGGTGCCGATGATCTTCAAGGGCAGCGGCGACTGCACCAAGATCGACTGGACGTTCCTGGGCGGGTCGATCGCTAACTGGTCGTTTGTTGCGTTCTTGGCGTTTGCGCTCGTGTTCCTCGGGGTGGTTGTCACCACCCTCGGAAAGCGCCACGCCGCGTACGCACGCACTTGA
- a CDS encoding sulfate/molybdate ABC transporter ATP-binding protein, translating into MSIEIRNVSKRFGDFHALRDVSLDIGSGELLALLGPSGCGKTTLLRIIAGLETADAGSILFAGEDTTDVHVRDRQVGFVFQHYALFRHMTVFENVAFGLRVKPRGQRPSEAQIRQKVHELLGLVQLDWLADRFPSQLSGGQRQRIALARALAVEPKVLLLDEPFGALDAKVRKELRRWLRRLHDELHVTSIFVTHDQEEALEVADRVVLMNAGRIEQVGSPQDVWDHPASPFVYGFLGDVNMFHGRAHEGEVHLEGLQLEAPEHADVQNAKAFAYVRPHDLDVQRYSPGARGIVVQLSRAIVVGPIARLELIPADDTQPVNPSGKDAVIEAQIPAQQFRELGFKEGETLVVTPRRARVFVEGAA; encoded by the coding sequence ATGAGCATCGAAATCCGCAACGTCAGCAAGCGCTTCGGCGACTTCCATGCCCTGCGCGACGTGTCGCTCGACATCGGCTCGGGCGAACTGCTCGCGCTGCTGGGCCCGTCGGGCTGCGGCAAGACCACGCTGCTGCGCATCATCGCCGGCCTGGAGACGGCCGACGCGGGCAGCATCCTGTTCGCCGGCGAGGACACCACCGACGTGCACGTGCGCGACCGGCAGGTGGGCTTCGTGTTCCAGCACTACGCGCTGTTCCGGCACATGACCGTGTTCGAGAACGTCGCCTTCGGCCTGCGCGTGAAGCCGCGCGGCCAGCGCCCGTCCGAGGCGCAGATCCGCCAGAAGGTGCACGAGCTGCTCGGCCTGGTGCAGCTCGACTGGCTGGCCGACCGATTCCCGTCGCAGCTGTCCGGCGGCCAGCGCCAGCGCATCGCGCTGGCCCGCGCCCTGGCGGTGGAGCCCAAGGTGCTGCTGCTCGACGAGCCGTTCGGCGCGCTGGACGCCAAGGTGCGCAAGGAACTGCGCCGCTGGCTGCGCCGGCTGCACGACGAGTTGCACGTCACCAGTATCTTTGTCACGCACGACCAGGAAGAGGCCCTCGAGGTGGCCGACCGGGTGGTGCTGATGAACGCCGGCCGCATCGAACAGGTCGGCTCGCCGCAGGACGTCTGGGACCATCCCGCCAGCCCGTTCGTCTATGGCTTCCTGGGCGACGTGAACATGTTCCACGGCCGCGCCCACGAGGGCGAGGTGCACCTGGAAGGCCTGCAGCTCGAGGCGCCCGAGCATGCCGACGTGCAGAACGCCAAGGCCTTCGCCTACGTGCGCCCGCACGACCTGGACGTGCAGCGCTATTCGCCCGGCGCCCGGGGCATCGTGGTCCAGCTCAGTCGCGCGATCGTCGTCGGGCCCATTGCCCGGCTGGAACTTATTCCCGCCGACGACACCCAACCCGTCAACCCCAGCGGCAAGGATGCGGTCATCGAGGCCCAGATTCCTGCGCAACAATTCAGGGAATTGGGGTTCAAGGAGGGCGAGACGCTGGTGGTGACGCCGCGCCGCGCCCGGGTGTTCGTCGAGGGGGCGGCCTGA
- the cysW gene encoding sulfate ABC transporter permease subunit CysW, which yields MSTGNLSTKRVITTEAPWVRWTLIGVALAFLLLFLVLPLAAVFTEALRKGSGAYLDALREPDAWAAIRLTLITAAIAVPLNLAFGIAAAWCIAKFEFRGKAFLTTLVDLPFSVSPVVSGLIYVLIFGAQGWFGPWLAAHDIKIVFAVPGIVLATIFVTFPFIARELIPLMQAQGNDEEQAAIVLGANGWQTFWHVTLPNIKWGLIYGVILCNARAMGEFGAVSVVSGHIRGQTNTMPLHVEILYNEYQSVAAFAVASLLALLAVVTLAIKSVAEWQHERAMAAAADGPMERPQAAVS from the coding sequence ATGAGCACCGGCAACCTGTCGACCAAGCGCGTCATCACCACCGAGGCGCCGTGGGTGCGGTGGACCCTGATCGGGGTCGCGCTGGCGTTCCTGCTGCTGTTCCTGGTGCTGCCGCTGGCGGCGGTGTTCACCGAGGCGCTGCGCAAGGGCTCCGGTGCCTACCTCGACGCGCTGCGCGAGCCCGACGCCTGGGCGGCGATCCGCCTGACGCTGATCACCGCTGCCATCGCCGTGCCGCTGAACCTGGCCTTCGGCATCGCCGCGGCCTGGTGCATCGCCAAGTTCGAGTTCCGCGGCAAGGCCTTCCTCACCACGCTGGTCGACCTGCCGTTCTCGGTGTCGCCGGTCGTGTCCGGCCTGATCTACGTGCTGATCTTCGGCGCGCAGGGCTGGTTCGGGCCCTGGCTGGCCGCGCACGACATCAAGATCGTGTTCGCCGTGCCCGGCATCGTGCTGGCGACCATCTTCGTCACCTTCCCCTTCATCGCCCGCGAGCTCATTCCGCTGATGCAGGCGCAGGGCAACGACGAGGAGCAGGCCGCCATCGTGCTGGGGGCCAACGGCTGGCAGACCTTCTGGCACGTGACCCTGCCCAACATCAAGTGGGGCCTGATCTACGGCGTGATCCTGTGCAACGCCCGCGCCATGGGCGAATTCGGCGCCGTGTCGGTAGTGTCCGGCCACATCCGCGGGCAGACCAACACCATGCCGCTGCACGTCGAGATCCTCTACAACGAATACCAGTCGGTCGCCGCGTTCGCGGTCGCCTCGCTGCTGGCCCTGCTGGCCGTGGTGACCCTGGCGATCAAGAGCGTTGCCGAGTGGCAGCACGAGCGCGCCATGGCCGCGGCGGCCGATGGGCCGATGGAACGGCCTCAGGCTGCCGTGAGTTGA
- the cysT gene encoding sulfate ABC transporter permease subunit CysT: MSASAARLAAPLPAAAKGSRGGSKRVLPGFHLTLGYTLLYLGLIVLIPLTALVFKTFTLSWDQFVAAVSSPRVMASYRLTFGASFIAAIVNVFFGLLVAWVLVRYTFPGKKIVDALVDLPFALPTAVAGISLTALLAGNGWIGQYLEPLGIKLAFNPNGVVIALIFIGLPFVVRTVQPVLEDTERELEEAAMCLGATRWQTFSRVILPAILPALLTGFAMAFARAVGEYGSVIFIAGNMPMVSEITPLIIIGKLEQYDYAGATAVATVMLVISFALLLVINALQAWQRKTQGVA, from the coding sequence ATGTCGGCTTCCGCGGCGCGTCTGGCCGCGCCCCTTCCAGCGGCGGCCAAGGGCAGCCGCGGCGGCAGCAAGCGGGTGCTGCCGGGCTTCCACCTCACGCTCGGGTACACGCTGCTGTACCTGGGCCTCATCGTGCTCATCCCGCTCACGGCGCTGGTCTTCAAGACCTTCACCCTGAGCTGGGACCAGTTCGTCGCCGCGGTCTCCTCGCCGCGGGTCATGGCGTCCTACCGCCTGACGTTCGGCGCCTCCTTCATCGCCGCCATCGTCAACGTGTTCTTCGGCCTGCTGGTAGCCTGGGTGCTGGTGCGCTACACCTTCCCCGGCAAGAAGATCGTCGACGCGCTGGTCGACCTGCCGTTCGCGCTGCCGACGGCGGTGGCCGGCATCTCGCTGACCGCGCTGCTGGCCGGCAACGGCTGGATCGGCCAGTACCTCGAGCCGCTGGGCATCAAGCTGGCCTTCAACCCCAACGGCGTGGTCATCGCCCTCATCTTCATCGGGCTGCCCTTCGTGGTGCGCACCGTGCAGCCCGTGCTGGAAGACACCGAGCGCGAGCTGGAGGAGGCGGCCATGTGCCTGGGCGCCACCCGCTGGCAGACCTTCAGCCGGGTGATCCTGCCGGCCATCCTGCCGGCCCTGCTCACCGGCTTCGCCATGGCGTTCGCGCGGGCGGTGGGGGAGTACGGCTCGGTCATCTTCATCGCCGGCAACATGCCCATGGTCTCGGAGATCACGCCGCTCATCATCATCGGCAAGCTGGAGCAATACGACTACGCCGGCGCCACCGCGGTGGCCACCGTGATGCTGGTCATCTCGTTCGCGCTGCTGCTGGTCATCAATGCGCTGCAGGCCTGGCAACGCAAGACGCAGGGGGTGGCATGA
- a CDS encoding sulfate ABC transporter substrate-binding protein: MTNKIKTLLAAGLLAASGVASAQQTLLNVSYDVAREFYKDINAAFVPAYKKATGKDVKVEQSHAGSSAQARAVADGLDADVVTMNTTTDVEFLAEKGVVAKDWSKRFPDNASPTTSTMLFLVREGNPKGIKDWDDLVKPGVQVVVVNPKTGGNGRYAYLAAWGSVKKKGGTDDQAREFLTKLYKNVPVLARGGRDATTAFLQRNTGDVLITFESEVESVNREFGNGKVDVVYPSTSIVAENPVAVVERTVAKKGTGDLAKAYLNFLYSDEGQEIAAKHSIRPRNPKILAKYEKTFKPVKLFTVQELFGSLGEAQKVHFNDGGQFDKIYTVK, translated from the coding sequence ATGACGAACAAGATCAAGACCCTCCTTGCCGCCGGCCTGCTGGCCGCCAGCGGCGTGGCTTCGGCGCAGCAGACGCTGCTGAACGTGTCCTATGACGTTGCGCGCGAGTTCTACAAGGACATCAACGCGGCCTTCGTTCCCGCCTACAAGAAGGCGACCGGCAAGGATGTGAAGGTCGAGCAGTCGCACGCCGGCTCCAGTGCCCAGGCGCGCGCCGTGGCCGACGGCCTGGACGCCGACGTGGTGACGATGAACACCACCACCGACGTCGAATTCCTGGCCGAGAAGGGCGTGGTGGCCAAGGACTGGTCCAAGCGCTTCCCCGACAACGCGTCGCCCACCACCAGCACCATGCTGTTCCTGGTGCGCGAGGGCAACCCCAAGGGCATCAAGGACTGGGACGACCTGGTCAAGCCGGGCGTGCAGGTGGTCGTGGTCAACCCCAAGACCGGCGGCAACGGCCGCTACGCCTACCTGGCCGCGTGGGGCTCGGTGAAGAAGAAGGGCGGCACCGACGACCAGGCACGCGAGTTCCTCACCAAGCTGTACAAGAACGTGCCGGTGCTGGCGCGTGGCGGCCGCGATGCCACCACCGCCTTCCTGCAGCGCAACACCGGCGACGTGCTCATCACCTTCGAATCCGAGGTGGAGTCGGTCAACCGCGAGTTCGGCAACGGCAAGGTCGACGTGGTCTACCCGTCCACCAGCATCGTGGCCGAGAACCCGGTGGCGGTGGTCGAGCGCACGGTGGCCAAGAAGGGCACCGGCGACCTCGCCAAGGCCTACCTGAACTTCCTGTATTCCGACGAGGGCCAGGAGATCGCCGCCAAGCATTCCATCCGCCCGCGCAACCCCAAGATCCTGGCCAAGTACGAGAAGACCTTCAAGCCGGTGAAGCTGTTCACGGTGCAGGAGCTGTTCGGCTCGCTGGGCGAAGCGCAGAAGGTGCACTTCAACGACGGCGGCCAGTTCGACAAGATCTACACGGTCAAGTAA
- a CDS encoding peroxiredoxin, with amino-acid sequence MATLRLGDIAPDFQQDSTSGPISFHAWAGAAWVVLISHPADFTPVCTTELGRTAALAGEFARRGVKPIAVSVDPLESHRQWVGDIEETQGAAVGFPILADGDRKVALLYDMIHPNALANATVRSVFIIDPKKVIRATLTYPASTGRNFTEILRVIDSLQLTDGHKVATPADWTDGDDVVILPSLQDPAELTRRFPRGWRALTPYLRLTAQPGR; translated from the coding sequence ATGGCCACCTTGCGGCTGGGCGATATCGCCCCCGACTTCCAGCAGGACTCCACCTCGGGCCCGATCTCGTTCCATGCCTGGGCAGGCGCCGCATGGGTGGTGCTGATCTCGCATCCGGCTGACTTCACGCCGGTGTGCACCACCGAGCTCGGCCGCACGGCCGCGCTGGCCGGCGAGTTCGCGCGGCGCGGCGTCAAGCCCATCGCGGTGAGCGTCGATCCGCTCGAGTCGCACCGGCAGTGGGTGGGCGACATCGAGGAGACCCAGGGCGCGGCCGTGGGCTTCCCGATCCTGGCCGACGGCGACCGCAAGGTCGCGCTGCTGTACGACATGATCCACCCGAACGCACTGGCCAATGCCACCGTGCGCAGCGTGTTCATCATCGACCCGAAGAAGGTCATCCGCGCCACGCTCACGTACCCTGCCAGCACCGGCCGCAACTTCACCGAGATCCTGCGCGTCATCGATTCGCTGCAGCTGACCGACGGCCACAAGGTGGCCACCCCGGCCGACTGGACCGACGGCGACGACGTGGTCATCCTGCCCAGCCTGCAGGATCCCGCCGAGCTGACCCGGCGCTTTCCCCGCGGCTGGCGCGCCCTCACGCCGTACCTGCGGCTGACCGCGCAGCCGGGCCGCTGA
- a CDS encoding IclR family transcriptional regulator domain-containing protein, whose amino-acid sequence MPIARADFIEGMAKGLAVLESFDTERQRLNATLAAQRAGLTRAAARRHLLTLAHLGYLETDGSHFWLSPKVLRFSGSYLASARLPRAIQPTLDRLAARTGEAFSAVVLDGDQVVIIARSGPTRLLAYGLHLGARLPAHATSTGRVLLAARPRAEFAAWLRGRELPRLTAHTTTDPRRLREVVAQVREQDWCVASEEHELGVHALAVPLRNLEGRVVAALNVVTARDRLLPPTLQRDLLPLLQEAAREARPLL is encoded by the coding sequence ATGCCGATCGCCCGCGCCGACTTCATCGAGGGCATGGCCAAGGGCCTGGCCGTGCTGGAGAGCTTCGACACCGAGCGCCAGCGCCTCAACGCCACCCTGGCCGCGCAGCGCGCCGGCCTCACCCGCGCGGCCGCGCGCCGCCACCTGCTGACCCTGGCGCACCTGGGCTACCTGGAGACCGACGGCAGCCATTTCTGGCTGTCGCCCAAGGTGCTGCGCTTTTCCGGCAGCTACCTGGCCTCGGCACGCCTGCCGCGCGCCATCCAGCCCACGCTCGACCGGCTGGCCGCGCGCACCGGCGAGGCGTTCTCGGCCGTGGTGCTCGACGGCGACCAGGTGGTCATCATTGCCCGCAGCGGCCCGACCCGCCTGCTGGCCTACGGCCTGCACCTGGGCGCGCGCCTGCCCGCCCATGCCACCTCCACCGGCCGGGTGCTGCTGGCGGCCCGGCCGCGCGCCGAGTTCGCCGCCTGGCTGCGCGGCCGCGAGCTGCCGCGGCTGACGGCCCACACGACGACGGACCCCCGGCGCCTGCGCGAGGTGGTGGCGCAGGTGCGCGAACAGGACTGGTGCGTGGCCAGCGAGGAGCACGAGCTGGGCGTGCACGCGCTGGCGGTGCCGCTGCGCAACCTGGAGGGCCGGGTGGTGGCGGCGCTGAACGTCGTCACGGCCCGCGACCGCCTGCTGCCACCGACGCTGCAGCGCGACCTGTTGCCGCTGCTGCAGGAAGCCGCCCGCGAGGCACGGCCGCTGCTCTGA
- the pobA gene encoding 4-hydroxybenzoate 3-monooxygenase, translated as MRTQVAIIGAGPSGLLLGQLLHKAGIDNVILERQTGDYVLGRIRAGILEQGTVDLMDEAGVGQRLHHDGIVHHHIELVFRGERHPIPIDDLTGGKVVTAYGQTELTRDLMDARRAAGLPTIYEAADVSLHGIDGDRPVVRWRQGGEARELSCDFVAGCDGFHGVSRATVKDKVTEYEKVYPFGWLGVLADTPPVSPHAIVYGNNERGFSLCSMRSLTRSRYYVQCPLDDKVEAWSDQRFWDELRRRLDPELAERIVTGPSIEKSIAPLRSFVAEPMRFGRLFLAGDAAHIVPPTGAKGLNLAASDVKYLSSALIEHYRERSQAGIEHYSDHALHRVWKAARFSWWLTTLMHRFPDTGAFGQRLQDAELEYLVKSRAASTVLAENYVGLPL; from the coding sequence ATGCGCACCCAGGTCGCCATCATCGGCGCCGGCCCGTCCGGCCTCTTGCTCGGCCAGCTGCTCCACAAGGCCGGCATCGACAACGTCATCCTCGAACGGCAGACCGGCGACTACGTGCTGGGCCGCATCCGCGCCGGCATCCTCGAGCAGGGGACCGTCGACCTGATGGACGAGGCGGGCGTGGGCCAGCGCCTGCACCACGATGGGATCGTCCACCACCATATCGAACTGGTGTTCCGCGGCGAGCGGCACCCCATCCCGATCGACGACCTCACCGGCGGCAAGGTGGTCACCGCCTACGGCCAGACCGAGCTCACGCGTGACCTGATGGACGCCCGCCGCGCCGCCGGCCTGCCGACGATCTACGAGGCGGCCGACGTCAGCCTGCACGGCATCGACGGCGACCGGCCGGTGGTGCGCTGGCGCCAGGGCGGCGAGGCGCGCGAGCTGTCGTGCGATTTCGTCGCCGGCTGCGACGGCTTCCACGGCGTGTCGCGGGCGACCGTGAAGGACAAGGTCACCGAATACGAGAAGGTCTATCCCTTCGGCTGGCTGGGCGTGCTGGCCGACACGCCCCCGGTGTCGCCGCACGCCATCGTGTACGGCAACAACGAGCGCGGCTTCTCGCTGTGCTCGATGCGCAGTCTGACGCGCAGCCGCTACTACGTGCAATGCCCGCTCGACGACAAGGTCGAGGCCTGGAGCGACCAGCGTTTCTGGGACGAACTGCGCCGCCGGCTCGACCCGGAGCTCGCCGAGCGCATCGTCACCGGCCCGTCGATCGAGAAGAGCATCGCGCCGCTGCGCAGCTTCGTCGCCGAGCCGATGCGCTTCGGCCGCCTGTTCCTGGCCGGCGACGCCGCGCACATCGTGCCGCCCACCGGCGCCAAGGGCCTGAACCTGGCCGCGAGCGACGTGAAGTACCTGTCGTCCGCCCTCATCGAGCACTACCGCGAACGCAGCCAGGCCGGCATCGAGCACTACTCGGACCACGCGCTGCACCGGGTCTGGAAGGCCGCCCGGTTCTCCTGGTGGCTCACCACGCTGATGCACCGCTTCCCCGACACCGGCGCCTTCGGCCAGCGGCTGCAGGACGCCGAACTGGAGTACCTGGTGAAGTCGCGGGCGGCGTCGACGGTGCTGGCGGAGAACTATGTGGGGTTGCCGCTGTAG
- a CDS encoding CoA transferase, whose amino-acid sequence MAALPPPLAQVRIVSLALNLPGPAALMRCRRFGATCVKVEPPAGDPMRSYNPAAYAELHEGIQVRSADLKAPEGQAALHKELARADILLTSFRPSALKKLGLEWAQLHSRYPSLCHVAIVGAPGAGAEVPGHDLTYVAEQGLVNGTDLPATLFADMAGSLMASEAVFQAALLQAERYAGTGDNHPVGRYLEVALSEAARYLALPRHWGLTQPSGAVGGAHAGYRVYRCKDGRVAVAALEPHFAAALGTAAEIEAPSLEAMAAPATHAAIAAFFARRTRAELDRLAAEKDIPLHTLAD is encoded by the coding sequence ATGGCCGCCCTGCCCCCGCCCCTCGCCCAGGTCCGCATCGTCAGCCTGGCCTTGAACCTGCCCGGACCGGCGGCGCTGATGCGCTGCCGGCGCTTCGGCGCGACCTGCGTCAAGGTCGAGCCGCCGGCGGGCGATCCCATGCGCAGCTACAACCCGGCCGCCTACGCGGAACTGCACGAGGGCATCCAGGTGCGCAGCGCCGACCTGAAAGCGCCGGAGGGCCAGGCCGCGCTGCACAAGGAGCTGGCCCGGGCAGACATCCTGCTCACCTCGTTCCGGCCGTCGGCGCTGAAGAAGCTCGGGCTCGAGTGGGCGCAGCTGCACAGCCGCTACCCCTCGCTGTGCCACGTCGCCATCGTCGGCGCGCCGGGTGCCGGGGCCGAGGTGCCCGGGCACGACCTCACCTATGTCGCCGAGCAGGGACTGGTGAACGGCACCGACCTGCCGGCCACGCTGTTCGCCGACATGGCGGGCTCGCTGATGGCCAGCGAGGCCGTGTTCCAGGCCGCCTTGCTGCAGGCCGAGCGCTACGCCGGCACCGGCGACAACCACCCGGTCGGCCGCTACCTCGAGGTCGCCCTGTCGGAGGCCGCACGCTACCTGGCCCTGCCGCGCCACTGGGGCCTGACGCAGCCCAGCGGCGCCGTTGGCGGGGCGCATGCCGGCTACCGGGTCTATCGCTGCAAGGATGGCCGGGTCGCGGTGGCCGCCCTGGAGCCGCACTTCGCCGCCGCCCTGGGAACCGCAGCGGAGATCGAGGCCCCCAGCCTGGAAGCGATGGCCGCGCCGGCGACCCATGCGGCCATCGCCGCCTTCTTCGCCCGCCGCACCCGCGCCGAGCTGGACCGGCTGGCGGCCGAGAAGGACATTCCGCTGCACACCCTGGCGGACTGA